The DNA sequence CGCGGGCGCGGACGCCGTGGCCACCACGCTGTCCGGCTACACCTCGCCCGGTAGGCGTCCCGACGGGCCGGACCTGGACCTGCTCGCCCGGCTGGTCGGGCTGCTGCCGGTGCCGGTCCTCGCCGAGGGCCGCTACCGGGACGCCGGGCAGATCAGCCGGGCGTTCGCGGCGGGCGCCCACGCCGTGGTGGTGGGTAACGCCGTCACCTCACCGCTGTGGATCACCCGCCGGTTGGTGACGGCGGTCGCCCGCCACGGCTGACACCATCTCGCGGCGGCCCCCGGGGCCGGCTGAGGCGCCACGGGATCGGCCCGACGGCTCGACCCGCATGATCGTCCGGTCGCGATCCTCCGTTCGGGCTGGTGGCGGCCGGTGCGGATCGGACAGACTCGCGTGAACCTGTCGCGATAGGTTCAAGGAGACACGGTGCTGGTGCTTCTGGTGGAGGACGACCTGCGAGTCGCGTCCGCGCTCGCCGCCGCGCTGCGCCGCCGGGGCAACTCGGTCATCACGGCCACGACCGCGTCGGAGGCGGTCGAGGCCGGGCCGGTGGATCTCATACTGCTCGACCTCAACCTGCCCGACCGGGACGGGCTGGCACTGTGCCGGGAGATCCGCCGCCACAACGAGGACATCGCGATCATCGCGGTGACCGCTCGCGGCGACGAGCGGGACCGGGTGGCGGGGCTGCGGGCCGGCGCCGACGACTACGTGGTGAAGCCGTTCTCGATGGCGGAGCTACAGGCCCGGATCGAGGCGGTGATGCGCCGCACCGCCCGCGCCCTCCGGGCCGAGACCGCGCTGGAGGTGGGCGACCTGCGGCTGGACCTCAATGCCCGGCGGGTCTGGCTCGGCGGCCGGGAGGTCGTCCTGACCCGCAAGGAGTTCGCGCTGCTGATGGCGCTGGCCCGACAGTCCGGGACGGTGGTGCCCCGAGAGCGGCTGCTGATGGACGTCTGGCAGACCACCTGGGGCGGCGGCCACACCCTCGACGTCCACGTCGCGGCCCTGCGGGGCAAGCTCGACGACGCCGGCCTCGTGGAGACCGTGCGCGGGGTGGGCTACCGGCTCCGGTCGGCCTGAGCGCGAATCCTCAGATCCACCTCAAGAAATCGCTGACCGCCGACCAGGGACGAGCCGACTCGCGTTGGCTGTCCGGACCGAGTCATCCCACCTGTTCTGGAGCGCACCCATGAGAGACAGACGGACGACGGCCATCCTCTCCGCCCTGCTCGCCGCCAGTCTGGCGGTATTCGCCGGACCCGTACCCGCACAGGCCGACCCGATCGAAACGAACCAGGTCCAGGGCCTGACGGTCGTGCAGGGCGACGGATACGCCAC is a window from the Micromonospora sp. DSM 45708 genome containing:
- a CDS encoding response regulator transcription factor, encoding MLVLLVEDDLRVASALAAALRRRGNSVITATTASEAVEAGPVDLILLDLNLPDRDGLALCREIRRHNEDIAIIAVTARGDERDRVAGLRAGADDYVVKPFSMAELQARIEAVMRRTARALRAETALEVGDLRLDLNARRVWLGGREVVLTRKEFALLMALARQSGTVVPRERLLMDVWQTTWGGGHTLDVHVAALRGKLDDAGLVETVRGVGYRLRSA